Proteins co-encoded in one Lentisphaera araneosa HTCC2155 genomic window:
- a CDS encoding DEAD/DEAH box helicase, producing MKPLGEKWLIYKTQLSQLQVYIVKIFATCPQYFSPFQVAKVLRDAQIDGGLPLTTGVIKDEIKSLREFEIDVFSFSNNFSSSFQVEVLLEMSDEGQLDKFYQDFIGPQLAMIRSWDLAEKRIYLRFFYLSGKNPDEMKKGVKFYSKTLIKPQCEGFSYTSKINPQFIENFWYELLADEFFTGPMEREYEQDFNEWLEQSSSLNQVYHLAKALKTQDFVRLRDLVNSWQGELGRELVDAFDHFFRANYREASRVFARFAKIKLDKWTQFPNAIDEIYLRCLSLSGLRGDRKSLDGRQLNNSHKKALMHVNEYRETGQLPPFKEITLQGSEITFYKALRLFMEKRKLSDSELENCVYLAEADREDVVLYREWLSLLSLANAKINEVQLQDLNKRLCFPSFASFIEVKEEWESGLEFIEKFFSNDEQKRVVWRFTLNEAGWDLRPFEQKRGRSAWLKGKQIAFDKLQHKSYLSELDKQILSNIVYQSGNYIEWTGNEVLELVSRHPLLFDSYDLDKAVSIEIEEGGVCLDESENFFILDLPDEYKRNVIIKRSGPYKYIYYRFPESLSEVQEKLGDEGLKIPKTQGARIRALLPQISQSMPVMSNWRDEAESKAHLSESHSDIRIVAEPMDEDEGVNFRLRVPVFGSGTPEFVPGEGPVVIWKDGKQCVRDIDAERKKLREALSLVDGLPVLEEDGFLALYDQQMALDFLMALHQQDFDIFWPKKAWSVKQSKGRLTVKIEKDADWFNLYGKAEFDGDALHFSELFANLSKEGSYVKLSDQRFIKLSQQLQEQIQVMQANLGEYHGALGFPKLRQSEMARALAGVEDKFLPQNWDADVSKLRKIFSRHFIFPKNFKAELRSYQEEGFQWLSRMAEWGAGACLADDMGLGKTVQALAVLSARAHLGPSLVVAPTSVCGNWQEEVQRFAPMLKVQIYDSTFAESAMESLDENDLLVCSYTMLQRDVELISKRQWNGIVLDEAQAIKNPQSGRSKAARSLESKFKIATTGTPVENHPGEIWALFDFLNPGYLGSQTSFGKEINSAGVSQAINGLGERLRRRVQPFILRRLKKDVLKDLPERTEINLRIPLSPDERGVYNGLRARASDRLGKRGGDRNDKFFILEEITRLRQAACSPSLLDKQFSDQSAKLKRFIELVKELKEAGHRALVFSQFTSFLDLVEKALAEEDVDFLRLDGSTPAKKRPQLVKKFQVGKSSVFLISLKAGGFGLNLTAANYVIHLDPWWNPAVEDQATDRAHRIGQEKAVTVYRLISEGTIEEKILKLHESKRELADFMLGNQNQSAKMSADELLRLLN from the coding sequence ATGAAACCGCTTGGTGAAAAGTGGTTGATCTATAAAACTCAACTGAGTCAGTTACAAGTTTATATAGTTAAAATATTTGCTACATGTCCTCAGTATTTTTCGCCTTTTCAAGTCGCTAAAGTATTGCGAGATGCGCAAATTGATGGAGGTTTACCCTTAACTACCGGCGTTATTAAAGATGAAATCAAAAGTTTGCGTGAATTCGAAATTGATGTGTTTTCCTTTTCTAATAATTTCTCAAGTTCATTTCAAGTAGAAGTCTTATTGGAAATGTCTGATGAGGGGCAGTTAGATAAATTCTATCAAGATTTCATTGGACCTCAATTAGCGATGATTCGTTCTTGGGACTTAGCGGAGAAAAGGATTTACTTACGCTTCTTTTACTTGTCGGGCAAGAATCCTGACGAAATGAAAAAAGGCGTCAAGTTTTATTCTAAAACACTCATTAAACCGCAATGTGAAGGGTTTTCCTATACTTCAAAAATCAATCCACAGTTTATAGAAAACTTTTGGTATGAATTATTAGCCGATGAATTTTTTACTGGGCCAATGGAACGTGAGTATGAGCAGGATTTTAATGAATGGCTGGAACAATCATCAAGTTTAAACCAAGTCTACCATTTAGCAAAAGCTTTGAAGACTCAAGATTTTGTTCGTTTAAGAGACTTAGTGAATAGTTGGCAAGGTGAATTGGGGCGAGAATTAGTCGATGCTTTCGATCACTTTTTTCGAGCGAATTATCGAGAAGCTTCTAGAGTTTTTGCGCGTTTCGCAAAAATTAAGCTAGATAAATGGACTCAGTTCCCTAACGCGATTGATGAAATTTATCTACGCTGCTTGAGTTTGAGTGGCCTGCGCGGAGATCGCAAATCCTTAGATGGGAGGCAATTAAATAATTCTCATAAAAAAGCTTTGATGCATGTGAATGAATATCGTGAAACAGGTCAGTTACCGCCTTTTAAAGAAATTACTCTTCAGGGTAGCGAAATTACTTTTTATAAAGCTTTAAGACTTTTTATGGAGAAGCGAAAACTTTCGGATTCTGAACTAGAGAACTGTGTATATCTTGCTGAGGCAGATAGAGAAGATGTCGTGCTTTATCGCGAGTGGTTGTCATTATTGAGTTTAGCAAATGCTAAAATAAATGAAGTACAATTACAGGACTTAAATAAGCGCCTTTGTTTCCCGAGTTTCGCCTCTTTTATCGAAGTGAAAGAAGAGTGGGAGTCTGGCCTCGAATTCATAGAGAAGTTCTTTTCTAATGACGAACAAAAGAGAGTTGTATGGCGCTTTACTCTAAATGAAGCGGGGTGGGATTTACGTCCATTTGAGCAGAAAAGAGGCAGGTCAGCGTGGCTGAAAGGTAAGCAAATTGCATTTGATAAATTGCAGCACAAAAGTTATCTCAGTGAATTAGATAAGCAGATCCTCTCTAATATAGTTTATCAGAGTGGAAACTATATTGAATGGACGGGAAATGAAGTCCTCGAATTGGTTTCAAGACACCCTCTGTTATTTGATAGCTATGACTTAGATAAAGCAGTGAGTATAGAGATAGAAGAGGGTGGGGTTTGCTTAGATGAAAGCGAGAACTTTTTTATCTTAGATCTCCCTGATGAATATAAGCGCAATGTGATTATTAAACGTTCAGGCCCCTATAAATACATTTACTACCGTTTTCCTGAAAGCTTATCAGAAGTCCAAGAGAAGCTGGGAGATGAAGGCTTGAAGATTCCAAAGACTCAAGGTGCTCGCATAAGAGCTTTATTACCTCAGATTAGTCAAAGCATGCCAGTGATGAGCAATTGGCGGGATGAGGCAGAATCAAAAGCCCACCTCAGTGAATCCCATAGCGATATTCGCATAGTCGCAGAACCAATGGATGAAGATGAGGGTGTAAACTTTCGTTTGCGAGTTCCTGTTTTTGGGTCGGGTACACCTGAGTTTGTCCCAGGAGAAGGTCCAGTGGTGATATGGAAGGATGGCAAACAATGTGTGCGTGACATAGATGCAGAAAGAAAGAAGCTGAGAGAAGCTTTGTCCCTAGTTGATGGATTGCCAGTACTCGAAGAAGATGGTTTTTTAGCCCTTTATGATCAACAAATGGCTTTAGATTTCTTAATGGCCTTGCATCAACAAGATTTTGATATTTTTTGGCCTAAAAAAGCTTGGTCGGTTAAACAGTCCAAAGGACGATTAACCGTTAAAATTGAGAAAGATGCCGATTGGTTTAACTTGTACGGTAAAGCCGAGTTTGATGGTGATGCTTTGCACTTCTCAGAATTATTCGCCAATTTATCTAAAGAAGGTTCGTACGTGAAGTTGAGTGATCAGCGCTTCATCAAGTTGAGTCAACAATTGCAAGAACAGATTCAGGTAATGCAGGCGAACCTCGGGGAATATCACGGAGCCTTGGGTTTTCCAAAGTTAAGGCAGAGTGAGATGGCTCGAGCATTAGCGGGGGTTGAAGATAAATTTTTACCCCAAAATTGGGATGCGGATGTCAGTAAACTGCGAAAAATTTTTAGTCGTCATTTTATCTTTCCCAAAAATTTTAAAGCCGAATTACGGTCTTACCAAGAAGAAGGCTTTCAATGGTTGAGCCGTATGGCTGAATGGGGAGCGGGAGCTTGCTTGGCTGATGATATGGGTTTAGGTAAAACAGTTCAGGCATTGGCGGTCTTATCGGCGCGCGCTCATTTAGGGCCTAGTTTAGTCGTGGCTCCGACATCTGTGTGTGGTAATTGGCAAGAGGAAGTGCAGCGATTTGCTCCGATGTTGAAAGTTCAGATCTATGATTCCACTTTTGCGGAATCCGCAATGGAAAGCTTAGATGAAAATGATTTGTTGGTCTGTTCATACACTATGTTGCAACGTGATGTGGAACTGATTTCGAAACGTCAATGGAATGGCATTGTACTCGATGAAGCTCAGGCGATCAAAAATCCGCAAAGTGGTCGTTCAAAAGCGGCTCGGTCTTTAGAAAGTAAGTTCAAAATTGCCACCACGGGTACACCAGTTGAAAATCATCCTGGGGAGATTTGGGCTTTATTTGATTTTCTCAATCCAGGTTATCTTGGAAGTCAGACGAGCTTTGGCAAAGAAATTAATTCTGCTGGAGTGAGTCAGGCAATTAATGGTTTAGGCGAGCGCTTACGTCGCCGCGTACAGCCATTTATTTTACGTCGACTTAAAAAAGACGTTTTGAAAGATCTTCCCGAGCGGACTGAAATTAATTTGCGAATTCCGCTAAGCCCCGATGAACGAGGTGTGTATAATGGCCTGCGAGCCCGTGCCTCTGATCGTTTGGGTAAACGCGGCGGTGATCGCAATGATAAGTTCTTTATACTTGAAGAAATAACACGTCTACGTCAAGCGGCCTGTAGTCCTTCTTTGTTAGATAAGCAATTTAGTGATCAAAGTGCAAAACTTAAGCGTTTTATCGAGTTAGTGAAAGAGTTAAAAGAAGCTGGGCATAGAGCTTTAGTTTTCTCTCAGTTCACGAGTTTCCTCGATTTAGTCGAAAAAGCTTTGGCTGAAGAGGATGTCGATTTTTTACGCTTGGATGGAAGTACGCCTGCAAAAAAACGTCCACAATTGGTGAAGAAATTCCAAGTAGGAAAGAGTTCTGTTTTTCTCATTAGTCTCAAAGCAGGGGGCTTTGGTCTTAATTTAACCGCGGCTAACTATGTTATTCATCTCGATCCTTGGTGGAATCCTGCTGTTGAGGATCAAGCCACTGATCGTGCTCACCGTATAGGCCAAGAAAAAGCTGTGACGGTTTACCGACTGATTAGTGAGGGAACGATCGAAGAAAAAATTCTTAAACTCCATGAAAGTAAGAGAGAGTTGGCCGACTTTATGCTAGGCAATCAAAATCAATCAGCAAAGATGTCGGCTGATGAATTACTGCGACTTTTGAACTAA